A part of Paraburkholderia azotifigens genomic DNA contains:
- a CDS encoding ABC transporter ATP-binding protein, protein MTGAERRPVLDVRGFSLKFSNSPDVPNVVDNVSFPVHAGETLCMVGESGCGKSVTSLALMGLLASPPARRVAGTAQFEGVDLFALSERELADIRGNRMSMIFQEPMTSLNPAYTIGDQIGESIRRHRGVNRAQARDEALKMLRLVHIPAPETRLDAFPHQLSGGMRQRVMIAMALANSPRLLIADEPTTALDVTIQAQVLSLVRTLQAETGTAMLLITHDLGVVAEVADHVAVMYAGRIVEYGTVADLFDDPQHPYTIGLMGAIPSVGKREGALATIRGSVPSPEQMPRGCRFAPRCPFAEPRCFDSAPPERTLSGEHRVACWLAPVEQILKPAQQKVTT, encoded by the coding sequence ATGACAGGTGCTGAACGCCGGCCGGTTCTCGATGTACGAGGCTTCTCGCTGAAGTTCTCGAATTCGCCCGATGTCCCCAACGTCGTCGACAACGTCTCGTTTCCCGTCCATGCCGGCGAGACCTTGTGCATGGTCGGCGAGTCGGGTTGCGGCAAGAGCGTCACGTCGCTGGCGCTGATGGGACTGCTTGCGAGTCCGCCCGCGCGGCGCGTCGCGGGCACCGCGCAATTCGAAGGCGTGGATCTGTTCGCGCTGTCGGAGCGCGAACTGGCCGACATTCGCGGCAACCGCATGTCGATGATCTTCCAGGAGCCGATGACTTCGCTCAATCCTGCTTACACGATCGGCGATCAGATTGGCGAGAGCATCCGGCGGCATCGCGGCGTGAACCGCGCGCAAGCGCGTGACGAAGCGTTGAAGATGCTGCGCCTCGTCCATATTCCCGCACCCGAAACGCGGCTCGACGCGTTTCCGCATCAACTGTCGGGCGGTATGCGCCAGCGCGTGATGATCGCGATGGCGCTCGCGAACAGCCCGCGTCTCCTGATCGCCGACGAACCCACTACCGCGCTCGACGTGACCATTCAGGCGCAAGTGCTGTCGCTCGTGCGCACGCTGCAGGCGGAAACGGGCACGGCGATGCTGCTGATCACGCACGATCTCGGCGTGGTCGCCGAAGTCGCGGATCATGTCGCCGTGATGTATGCGGGCAGGATCGTCGAATATGGCACGGTCGCCGATCTGTTCGACGATCCGCAGCATCCGTACACGATCGGCCTGATGGGCGCGATTCCGTCCGTCGGCAAGCGCGAAGGCGCGCTCGCGACGATACGCGGCTCGGTGCCTTCGCCGGAACAGATGCCGCGCGGCTGCCGTTTCGCGCCACGCTGTCCGTTCGCGGAGCCACGCTGCTTCGACTCGGCGCCGCCCGAGCGCACGCTGTCCGGCGAGCATCGCGTCGCCTGCTGGCTCGCGCCTGTCGAACAGATCTTGAAGCCCGCGCAGCAGAAGGTCACGACATGA
- a CDS encoding LysR family transcriptional regulator, translating to MPTLRMLKTFKAVARTGSFSAAADKVALTQAAVSLQMRGLEEALGRQLFDRRGRQITLTQHGHTIWPKVEQILDLLAELEARPTDAMEGPVTIGAVVSVIGALSLAVARLKASHPRLDVRLLSARSDELANMVEAGEVDVAAVVARADETLPDTLKWTTLYTEPMMLVVSRDVGDNDPQRILRSQGFLRFDRRVRTGQVVEQALQKAGLMVNEYLELNSIETIVALVREKVGVAVLPLLIRGNWLNDPLLRVIPISSPPTLRTVGMVQRASDDRKALMREIVETLQARPRDRG from the coding sequence ATGCCGACGCTTCGCATGTTGAAGACCTTCAAGGCCGTTGCCCGCACGGGCTCGTTCTCGGCCGCCGCCGATAAAGTCGCGTTGACGCAGGCCGCCGTCAGCCTGCAGATGCGCGGGCTCGAAGAAGCGCTGGGGCGCCAGCTGTTCGACCGCCGGGGCCGGCAGATCACGCTGACGCAGCACGGTCATACGATCTGGCCGAAGGTCGAGCAAATCCTCGATCTGCTCGCCGAACTGGAAGCGAGGCCGACGGACGCGATGGAGGGGCCGGTGACGATCGGCGCAGTGGTGTCGGTGATCGGTGCGCTGTCGCTGGCTGTCGCGCGGCTCAAGGCGTCGCATCCGCGGCTCGACGTGCGGCTGCTGTCGGCGCGCTCAGACGAACTGGCGAACATGGTCGAAGCGGGCGAAGTCGACGTCGCCGCCGTGGTCGCGCGCGCGGACGAGACGCTGCCCGACACGCTCAAATGGACCACGCTCTATACCGAGCCGATGATGCTCGTCGTGAGCCGCGATGTCGGCGATAACGATCCGCAGCGCATTCTGCGCAGCCAGGGTTTTCTGCGCTTCGACCGGCGCGTGCGCACCGGGCAGGTGGTCGAGCAGGCGTTGCAGAAGGCGGGCCTGATGGTGAACGAGTATCTCGAACTCAATTCGATCGAGACGATCGTCGCGTTGGTGCGCGAGAAGGTCGGCGTCGCGGTGCTGCCGCTGCTGATACGCGGCAACTGGCTGAACGATCCGTTGCTGCGCGTGATTCCGATATCGAGTCCGCCGACGCTGCGTACGGTCGGCATGGTGCAGCGCGCGTCGGATGACCGGAAGGCGCTGATGCGCGAGATCGTGGAGACGTTGCAGGCGAGGCCAAGGGATAGGGGGTGA
- a CDS encoding ABC transporter ATP-binding protein, with protein sequence MKPAILEASALTKRFGGERHLFARTPTVHAVNDVSFAVQTGETFAIVGESGCGKSTLGRLLLRLIDATQGRVIYQGEDITHWQGAKLRRLRREMQIIFQDPFASLNPGMTVGQIIGEPVAFHGLARNASERRERVAQLLTKVGLQPAYAERYPHEFSGGQRQRIGIARALAGEPKLIVGDEPVSALDVSVQAQVINLLESLKAELGLTLVMVAHDLAVIRHMSDRVAVMYLGEIVELAQVDELFDTPLHPYTQALLRAIPASSPHERRTKPALQGDLPSPTAPPPGCRFHTRCPHAKPRCAQERPLAEVLPGGRQVACHFWRDVQNAGSGAPLVASVSAKLNERLALYREKQAATMANANR encoded by the coding sequence ATGAAACCGGCCATCCTCGAAGCCAGCGCGCTGACGAAGCGCTTCGGCGGCGAACGCCACCTGTTCGCGCGCACGCCGACCGTGCATGCCGTCAACGACGTCTCGTTCGCCGTGCAGACGGGCGAGACGTTCGCGATCGTCGGCGAATCGGGTTGCGGCAAGTCGACGCTCGGCCGTCTGCTGCTGCGCCTGATCGACGCGACGCAAGGCCGCGTGATCTATCAGGGCGAAGACATCACGCACTGGCAGGGCGCGAAGCTGCGCCGTCTGCGCCGCGAGATGCAGATCATCTTTCAGGATCCGTTCGCGTCGCTCAATCCGGGCATGACGGTCGGGCAGATCATCGGCGAGCCGGTGGCGTTTCATGGGCTTGCACGCAATGCTTCGGAGCGGCGCGAGCGCGTCGCGCAACTGCTGACCAAGGTCGGCTTGCAACCGGCGTATGCGGAGCGCTATCCGCATGAGTTTTCGGGCGGGCAGCGGCAACGCATCGGCATCGCGCGGGCGCTGGCGGGCGAGCCGAAGCTGATCGTCGGCGACGAGCCCGTGTCGGCGCTCGACGTCTCCGTGCAGGCGCAGGTGATCAATCTGCTCGAATCGCTGAAGGCGGAACTCGGCCTCACGCTCGTGATGGTCGCGCACGATCTCGCCGTCATCCGTCACATGAGCGACCGCGTCGCCGTCATGTACCTCGGCGAAATCGTCGAACTCGCGCAGGTCGACGAACTGTTCGACACGCCGCTGCATCCGTACACGCAGGCGCTGCTGCGCGCGATTCCCGCCAGCAGTCCACACGAGCGCCGCACGAAGCCTGCGTTGCAGGGCGATTTGCCGAGCCCGACGGCGCCGCCGCCCGGCTGCCGCTTTCACACGCGCTGCCCGCACGCGAAGCCGCGCTGCGCGCAGGAACGCCCGCTCGCCGAAGTGCTGCCGGGCGGGCGGCAGGTGGCCTGTCATTTCTGGCGAGACGTGCAGAACGCGGGCAGCGGTGCGCCGCTCGTCGCGAGCGTCAGCGCGAAACTGAACGAACGGCTCGCCCTTTACCGCGAGAAGCAGGCAGCAACGATGGCGAACGCGAACCGATAA